The Flavobacterium jumunjinense genome includes a region encoding these proteins:
- a CDS encoding tetratricopeptide repeat protein: MKKIYLQCLMIFCLCQNVISQSIIENNSFDDFYLEELSQENTALKKRIQLFPEKAKIVNSKIASSLKNKDYQSAIEFTKILDSILPNNSDVKNFKGKMYYKLNNPELSLQSFNEAIALDANNKWFYMNKIGVLYEADRFEEVFLTFNELLRIAPNWAIAYNSKAGILSGFNRNEEAMFCYNKALKIEPKSAQILTNRGDLFHKLGEKEKALSDYKQALIYQSDYQSAAEKIKEISN, encoded by the coding sequence ATGAAAAAAATATATTTGCAATGTTTAATGATTTTTTGTCTTTGTCAAAATGTTATTTCTCAGTCGATTATAGAGAATAATTCATTTGATGATTTTTATTTAGAAGAACTATCCCAAGAAAATACTGCGCTTAAAAAGCGTATTCAACTATTCCCAGAAAAAGCTAAAATTGTAAATTCAAAAATTGCATCCTCTTTAAAAAATAAGGATTATCAATCGGCAATTGAGTTTACAAAAATTTTAGATAGTATTTTACCTAATAACAGTGATGTTAAGAATTTTAAAGGTAAAATGTATTATAAATTAAATAATCCCGAACTGTCATTACAATCATTTAATGAAGCTATAGCATTAGATGCTAATAATAAATGGTTTTATATGAATAAAATTGGTGTTTTATATGAAGCTGACAGATTTGAAGAAGTATTTCTAACATTTAATGAATTGTTAAGAATAGCTCCAAATTGGGCTATTGCTTATAATTCTAAAGCTGGAATATTATCCGGTTTTAATAGAAATGAAGAAGCTATGTTTTGCTATAATAAAGCTTTGAAAATTGAACCAAAGAGTGCTCAAATATTAACAAATAGAGGAGATTTGTTTCATAAATTAGGAGAAAAAGAAAAAGCATTATCAGATTATAAGCAAGCGTTAATTTATCAATCGGATTATCAGTCAGCAGCTGAAAAAATTAAAGAGATTTCGAATTAA
- a CDS encoding polymorphic toxin type 23 domain-containing protein has protein sequence MDELEANFFIGLSIHFGGPKNYMSGTAGVGVSRKLDFVTPGVNLGVNFYNGGLGSLTNSSSFNIDTVVTAKLTVGGGEGEPMTIRPLHLNSGSGMEDSYKYSATLGTNFILNNHNRNQQVGFLQVRAFDFSFQTYNDFQGFKKIGISDGFDRWWTGGGNITIGNNNSDYQLVIASDVFTADTDVEPRSKQIIDGEVVASDEMKLDVFDKNIPASKDSNFYEKYFLHKPNIASELNQDYLDEHRNGITWNSQMHDFDLNQGRTSFRLKTPEGEFGVNGLGKSHMWSQNSIHNIINFHVIPSNTPNYWEFQMTPLKNQF, from the coding sequence ATGGACGAGTTAGAAGCTAATTTCTTTATAGGATTAAGCATTCACTTTGGCGGACCTAAGAACTATATGTCAGGTACTGCTGGAGTTGGAGTGAGCAGAAAATTGGACTTTGTAACACCTGGTGTAAACCTTGGTGTTAATTTCTATAATGGTGGTTTAGGTTCGTTAACAAACAGTTCTAGTTTTAATATAGACACTGTAGTTACTGCTAAATTGACTGTTGGAGGAGGAGAAGGTGAACCAATGACAATACGTCCGTTGCACTTAAATAGTGGTTCTGGAATGGAGGATAGTTATAAATATTCAGCAACATTAGGAACAAATTTTATCTTAAATAATCACAATAGAAATCAACAAGTAGGTTTTCTTCAAGTTAGAGCATTCGATTTTAGCTTCCAAACCTACAATGATTTTCAAGGATTTAAAAAGATAGGTATTAGTGATGGCTTTGATCGTTGGTGGACTGGTGGAGGAAATATAACTATAGGAAACAATAATAGCGATTATCAATTAGTAATTGCTAGTGATGTTTTTACTGCAGATACAGATGTTGAACCTCGTTCAAAACAGATTATAGATGGAGAAGTTGTTGCTTCTGATGAAATGAAATTGGATGTTTTTGATAAAAATATTCCAGCATCAAAAGATAGTAACTTTTATGAGAAGTATTTTCTACATAAACCCAATATTGCATCAGAATTAAATCAAGATTATCTCGATGAACATAGGAATGGTATAACTTGGAATAGTCAAATGCACGATTTCGATTTAAACCAAGGTAGAACCTCATTTCGATTAAAAACTCCTGAAGGAGAGTTTGGAGTGAATGGTTTAGGAAAAAGTCATATGTGGTCTCAAAATAGTATACATAATATTATAAACTTTCACGTGATTCCATCAAATACTCCTAATTATTGGGAATTTCAAATGACACCATTAAAAAACCAATTTTAA
- the tssD gene encoding type VI secretion system tube protein TssD produces the protein MSFLAKFEIDGEVMNVLEFQFSIGQDIDKSGKPSADPTGGRFRMVLESTKSTMLFDWMISNNQTKNGKVTFFRRDAVSKMRELQFNDGYCIGYNEMFLAQSNSSMSVEIIVSAKEIIMNGSKFSRNWPLKF, from the coding sequence ATGTCTTTTTTAGCAAAATTTGAGATTGATGGAGAAGTTATGAATGTCTTAGAGTTCCAATTCTCAATTGGACAAGATATTGATAAAAGCGGGAAGCCCTCAGCAGACCCTACAGGTGGTAGATTTAGAATGGTTCTAGAATCTACAAAAAGTACTATGTTATTTGATTGGATGATAAGTAACAATCAAACAAAAAACGGAAAAGTAACTTTTTTTAGAAGAGATGCAGTTTCGAAAATGAGAGAACTGCAATTTAATGATGGATACTGTATTGGCTATAATGAAATGTTTTTAGCTCAAAGTAATTCTTCAATGAGTGTAGAAATAATTGTTTCAGCAAAAGAGATAATTATGAACGGTTCTAAATTTAGTCGTAATTGGCCATTAAAATTTTAA
- the tssD gene encoding type VI secretion system tube protein TssD gives MSFKSKLKVGGKELNILSASYDLFQEVDASGRPSSVTRGGTINLVVEATGDSFFFEWMTNNFERKDGTIQYVKRDTDAKLKELNFKEGYLIKYKETFDATGNNPLVETFTISAKEISMGGGEHINEWV, from the coding sequence ATGTCATTTAAATCAAAACTAAAAGTTGGCGGGAAAGAATTAAACATTTTAAGTGCAAGTTACGACTTGTTTCAAGAAGTTGACGCTAGCGGAAGACCTTCTTCAGTTACTCGTGGTGGAACAATTAATTTAGTAGTTGAAGCTACGGGAGATTCATTCTTCTTCGAATGGATGACGAATAACTTCGAAAGAAAAGACGGGACTATTCAGTATGTGAAACGTGATACTGACGCAAAACTAAAAGAATTAAACTTCAAAGAAGGTTATTTAATTAAGTATAAAGAAACTTTTGATGCTACAGGAAACAATCCATTAGTAGAGACTTTTACAATTTCTGCAAAAGAAATTTCTATGGGTGGTGGTGAGCATATTAACGAATGGGTATAA
- a CDS encoding DUF5458 family protein yields MVNNENSSALSGINEEHKEVEQSRSLEQSLESFIQFGGFDLLEGSIEGVQNLNPERKARKNIFLSESSKKAERQNLKKILRLWSDSLKSSDNLVDLVNDCTNKSEESEKTFKKNLKIAIEETKELEENYRSIALFYKNTEESKLKNISIVNAELDQLSDLDNTRFIDSIQEELVNGFDRLDLRQNYSLLVIPGYLGSNKVVEKWAKIAYDNKVMLITDFQHLDEPDDVMEMFESANLTGGDTYRSNVMMACNWLVGRGKHDEIDEEDDLYVAPSMALAGKVYNTLMSQITAGKKFGGINEVDGVKFDLKKSEIANLENLGLIPMVNEYGKVMAFSGKTLFNGDNLGLQTYSVVRVFDYITKVLMDFLNRRAFENFNAKTRKEILNQIVKFLDNVAGPDKLIEDFDIKRFEQDPNQKDRIFLDIRLKPYFPAKNFLIKMDGQKGDEGNDWDTDYAES; encoded by the coding sequence ATGGTAAACAATGAAAACAGTAGTGCTTTATCAGGGATTAATGAAGAGCATAAAGAAGTAGAACAATCACGTTCGTTAGAGCAAAGTTTAGAATCATTTATACAATTTGGAGGATTCGATTTATTAGAAGGTTCAATTGAAGGAGTTCAGAATTTGAACCCAGAAAGGAAAGCTAGAAAAAATATATTCCTTTCTGAATCAAGTAAAAAAGCGGAACGTCAAAACCTAAAGAAAATATTAAGATTGTGGTCAGATTCGTTAAAGTCTTCTGATAATTTGGTAGATTTAGTTAATGACTGTACAAATAAATCGGAAGAGTCTGAAAAGACATTCAAGAAGAATCTTAAAATTGCAATAGAAGAAACTAAAGAATTAGAAGAAAACTATAGAAGTATTGCTCTTTTTTATAAAAACACAGAAGAGAGTAAGTTAAAAAATATTTCTATTGTAAATGCTGAGCTAGATCAATTAAGTGATCTAGATAATACGCGTTTTATCGATAGTATTCAAGAAGAATTAGTTAATGGATTTGATCGTTTAGATTTAAGACAAAATTATTCTTTACTTGTTATTCCTGGTTATTTAGGTTCAAACAAAGTGGTTGAGAAATGGGCAAAAATTGCATATGATAATAAAGTAATGTTAATTACGGACTTTCAACATTTAGATGAACCGGATGATGTAATGGAAATGTTTGAATCTGCAAATTTAACAGGAGGAGATACTTATCGTTCAAATGTAATGATGGCTTGTAACTGGCTTGTTGGTAGAGGTAAACATGATGAAATAGATGAAGAGGACGATTTATATGTTGCTCCATCTATGGCATTAGCAGGAAAAGTGTATAATACTTTAATGTCTCAAATTACTGCGGGTAAGAAATTTGGAGGTATTAACGAGGTTGATGGAGTTAAATTTGATTTAAAGAAAAGCGAAATTGCTAACTTAGAAAACTTAGGTTTAATACCTATGGTTAATGAGTATGGTAAAGTAATGGCTTTTTCTGGAAAAACTTTATTTAATGGTGATAATTTAGGTCTTCAAACCTATTCTGTTGTTCGTGTATTTGATTATATCACTAAAGTGTTAATGGATTTCTTAAATAGAAGAGCATTTGAAAACTTCAATGCGAAAACTAGAAAAGAAATTTTAAATCAAATTGTAAAATTTTTAGATAACGTTGCCGGACCAGATAAATTAATCGAAGATTTCGATATTAAAAGATTCGAGCAAGACCCTAATCAAAAAGACAGAATATTTCTTGATATTAGGTTAAAACCTTACTTTCCAGCTAAAAATTTCTTAATAAAAATGGATGGTCAAAAAGGTGATGAAGGGAACGATTGGGATACAGATTATGCTGAATCATAA
- a CDS encoding type VI secretion system contractile sheath small subunit, with amino-acid sequence MANTFSNSYGIGGNEVKVEGQEGILEIPQNRTLIAHKLTPNTPVKPQVVTGLKNMDEVFEHFDPKVKVAFEDEKGQTIREELQFKNVGDFSINGISQQSSILTDLRTKNEQYKKMIKQLKTNKVLKLALQDPDSKKAIIETLETLISEIEESDK; translated from the coding sequence ATGGCAAACACATTTTCAAATAGCTATGGAATCGGTGGGAACGAAGTCAAGGTAGAAGGACAAGAAGGAATTTTGGAAATTCCACAAAATAGAACATTAATTGCTCATAAATTAACTCCAAACACACCAGTGAAGCCACAAGTGGTTACTGGTTTGAAGAATATGGATGAAGTTTTTGAACATTTTGATCCAAAAGTAAAAGTTGCTTTTGAAGATGAAAAAGGACAAACAATAAGAGAAGAATTACAGTTTAAGAATGTTGGAGATTTTTCTATTAATGGAATATCGCAACAAAGTTCAATTTTGACTGACTTAAGGACAAAAAACGAACAATACAAAAAAATGATTAAACAACTGAAAACAAATAAAGTGCTTAAACTAGCATTGCAAGATCCAGATTCTAAGAAAGCAATTATAGAAACTTTAGAAACTTTAATTTCAGAAATAGAAGAATCAGACAAATAG
- a CDS encoding PKD domain-containing protein, with amino-acid sequence MNTKSQIKTHFDFKIIIFFISIFVFSCLLLAFQKANEVTCEVTDFKVEAAEFTVGELVTFSENSSSSFSWRWYFGDGTDISYKSKIGHVFTKPGKYKVKLLINETCEIEKTVQVFPKVVIIKEKLEVDFDSPTRVTQGELVQFQDKTNNGETWEWRFGESGKVDSKSKNPKYTFRTIGVKTVSLVVNGDKKNIKFSDIVVVSKTPTKVEKKRKKTVEVRPDTLVRALPEAETIKLVPSVIKTVSESEFTELMYSISEDKITLSNFKNHFCYDFPPLIKVNSDKRFMTLDQLYKSIRNKGIKIRKVTINKEKDKCIESIHISFKFKTFF; translated from the coding sequence ATGAATACTAAAAGCCAGATTAAAACCCATTTTGATTTTAAAATAATTATCTTTTTTATATCAATCTTTGTCTTCTCATGTTTATTACTAGCATTCCAAAAAGCAAATGAAGTGACTTGTGAAGTGACTGATTTTAAGGTAGAAGCAGCTGAATTTACTGTAGGTGAATTGGTTACTTTTTCCGAAAATTCTAGCAGTTCCTTTTCTTGGCGTTGGTATTTTGGAGATGGTACTGATATATCATATAAGTCTAAAATTGGGCATGTTTTTACGAAGCCAGGTAAATATAAAGTGAAACTTTTGATTAATGAAACTTGTGAAATTGAGAAAACTGTACAAGTTTTTCCTAAAGTTGTTATAATTAAGGAAAAACTAGAGGTAGATTTTGATTCACCAACTAGAGTTACTCAAGGTGAGTTAGTTCAGTTTCAGGATAAAACAAATAATGGAGAAACTTGGGAATGGAGATTTGGAGAAAGTGGAAAAGTAGATAGTAAGTCTAAAAATCCAAAATATACTTTTAGAACTATTGGAGTGAAAACAGTTTCATTAGTTGTTAATGGTGATAAAAAAAATATTAAATTTAGCGATATTGTTGTGGTTTCGAAAACGCCAACTAAAGTTGAAAAGAAGAGAAAGAAGACTGTGGAAGTACGACCAGATACTTTGGTTAGGGCTTTACCAGAAGCTGAAACGATAAAATTAGTTCCTTCGGTTATAAAAACCGTTAGCGAAAGTGAATTTACAGAATTGATGTATTCAATTTCTGAGGATAAAATTACATTGAGTAATTTCAAAAATCATTTTTGTTATGATTTTCCACCTTTAATAAAGGTAAATTCAGACAAAAGATTTATGACTTTAGATCAATTGTATAAATCAATAAGGAACAAAGGAATAAAAATAAGAAAAGTAACAATAAACAAAGAAAAAGATAAATGTATTGAATCAATACATATAAGCTTCAAGTTTAAAACATTTTTTTAA
- a CDS encoding electron transfer flavoprotein subunit beta/FixA family protein, with protein MKILVCISHVPDTTSKINFTNNDTEFDTNGVQFVINPNDEFGLTKAVLLKEQQGASVTVVNVGGQDSEATLRKALAIGADEAIRINANPTDGMFVAKQLAEVVKQGGFDLVIAGKESLDYNGGMVPGMLAGILGHNFINSCIGLEIDGTNVKASREIDGGKETLSTTLPLIIGGQKGLVEEKELRIPNMRGIMMARSKALTVNEPTGDSNATKAVKFEKPAPKSAVKLVNADNLDELVNLLHNEAKVI; from the coding sequence ATGAAAATATTAGTTTGCATCAGCCATGTACCTGATACTACATCAAAAATTAACTTCACAAATAACGATACTGAATTTGATACTAATGGTGTACAATTTGTAATTAACCCAAATGATGAGTTTGGTTTAACAAAAGCAGTTTTATTAAAAGAACAACAAGGAGCATCGGTAACCGTTGTTAATGTTGGTGGTCAAGACTCAGAAGCTACCCTTAGAAAGGCATTAGCAATTGGAGCAGACGAAGCTATTCGAATTAACGCTAACCCTACTGACGGAATGTTTGTTGCAAAACAACTTGCTGAAGTAGTAAAACAAGGTGGCTTTGATTTAGTAATTGCAGGAAAAGAATCATTAGACTATAATGGAGGTATGGTTCCTGGAATGCTTGCTGGAATTCTTGGACACAACTTTATAAACTCTTGTATAGGTTTAGAGATTGACGGTACTAACGTAAAAGCCTCAAGGGAGATTGACGGTGGTAAAGAAACGCTTTCAACTACATTACCTTTAATCATTGGTGGTCAAAAAGGGTTAGTAGAAGAAAAAGAATTAAGAATACCGAACATGAGAGGAATCATGATGGCACGTTCAAAAGCATTAACAGTTAATGAACCAACTGGAGATAGCAATGCAACAAAAGCTGTGAAATTCGAAAAACCAGCTCCAAAATCGGCAGTTAAATTAGTAAATGCAGATAATTTAGATGAATTAGTAAATTTATTACATAACGAAGCTAAAGTAATCTAA
- a CDS encoding electron transfer flavoprotein subunit alpha/FixB family protein, translating into MSILIYAESAEGKFKKVALELASYAKNVADKIGTTVTAITVNNSDNSELAKYGVTKVLKVSNDKLTTFNAKAYADVIKQAAEKESSKLVVLSASTDSLYLAPLVAISLNAGYASNVVALPESTSPFQVKRTAFSNKAFNITEITTDVKVIGIAKNSFGLAESAVTITEEDFAATLNDADFGVKVENIEKITGKVTIADAEIVVSAGRGMKGPENWGMIEELASVLGAATACSKPVSDIGWRPHSEHVGQTGKPVAANLYIAIGISGAIQHIAGINSSKVKVVINTDADAPFFKVADYGIVGDAFEVVPQLIEKLKAFKANNA; encoded by the coding sequence ATGTCAATCTTAATATACGCTGAATCAGCAGAAGGAAAATTTAAAAAAGTAGCTCTTGAACTTGCTTCATACGCAAAAAATGTAGCTGACAAAATAGGAACAACTGTAACCGCAATAACAGTTAATAACTCAGATAATTCTGAATTAGCAAAATACGGAGTAACTAAGGTTTTAAAAGTATCAAACGATAAATTAACTACTTTTAACGCAAAAGCATATGCAGATGTTATCAAGCAAGCTGCTGAAAAAGAAAGTAGCAAATTAGTTGTTTTATCTGCTTCAACAGATAGTTTATACCTTGCTCCATTAGTAGCAATTAGTTTAAATGCTGGCTACGCATCAAATGTTGTCGCTTTACCAGAAAGTACTTCACCTTTTCAGGTAAAAAGAACCGCTTTTTCAAACAAAGCATTCAATATTACAGAAATTACTACAGATGTAAAAGTTATCGGAATAGCTAAAAATTCATTTGGATTAGCAGAATCTGCTGTAACAATAACAGAAGAAGACTTTGCCGCTACTTTAAATGATGCCGATTTCGGAGTTAAAGTTGAAAACATTGAAAAAATAACTGGAAAAGTAACAATCGCAGATGCAGAAATTGTTGTTTCTGCAGGTCGTGGAATGAAAGGACCAGAAAACTGGGGAATGATTGAAGAATTAGCTTCAGTACTTGGTGCTGCAACTGCTTGTTCTAAACCAGTTTCAGATATTGGATGGAGACCTCACAGCGAGCACGTTGGACAAACAGGAAAACCTGTTGCTGCAAATTTATATATTGCTATTGGAATTTCTGGAGCAATTCAACACATTGCTGGAATCAACTCTTCTAAAGTAAAAGTTGTAATCAACACAGACGCTGACGCACCATTCTTTAAAGTTGCAGATTATGGAATTGTTGGTGATGCTTTCGAAGTTGTACCACAATTAATCGAAAAATTAAAAGCATTCAAAGCTAATAACGCATAA
- a CDS encoding bifunctional nuclease family protein has protein sequence MSLVKLTIKGISYSQTQNGAYALILNEVDGERKLPIVIGAFEAQSIAIALEKEIKPPRPLTHDLFKNFADRFDIIVKQVIIHKLVDGVFFSSIICERDKIEEIVDARTSDAIALALRFSAPIFTYKNILDKAGIYLKINPSETEENKDTDDILSVPETFGSEEETPQKTDDFSGNTLQELHTKLDEAVQNEDYEKAAKIRDEISKKES, from the coding sequence ATGAGTTTAGTAAAATTAACAATAAAAGGCATTTCGTACAGCCAAACACAAAATGGTGCCTACGCCCTCATATTAAATGAAGTAGACGGAGAGAGAAAATTACCAATTGTTATAGGTGCGTTCGAAGCACAATCAATTGCAATAGCCTTAGAAAAAGAAATAAAACCACCTCGCCCACTCACACACGATTTATTCAAAAATTTCGCAGACCGATTCGATATTATTGTAAAACAAGTAATCATTCACAAACTAGTTGATGGTGTTTTCTTTTCCAGTATTATTTGCGAAAGAGACAAAATTGAAGAAATTGTAGACGCAAGAACATCAGATGCAATTGCCTTAGCACTTCGTTTTAGTGCTCCAATATTTACTTATAAAAATATTTTAGACAAGGCTGGGATATACCTAAAGATAAATCCATCAGAAACCGAAGAAAACAAAGACACAGACGATATACTTTCTGTACCTGAGACCTTTGGTTCCGAAGAAGAAACACCTCAAAAAACAGATGATTTTTCAGGTAATACACTCCAAGAATTACACACAAAACTAGATGAAGCTGTTCAAAATGAAGATTATGAAAAAGCAGCAAAAATAAGAGACGAAATCTCTAAAAAAGAATCCTAA
- a CDS encoding NupC/NupG family nucleoside CNT transporter, whose translation MLKNIFLLVTLAFSLTNISAQEIEKKWQSKNASSDFLELKEGTYNLKLTSDSISQNGDYLIQDKFLFLFENDSDSPTKRFVIDTKTDSTLTLKKGDKAYSFFSSNKAKETVPNATLIASTGLTGMGIARGILGMIALLGIAFLFSANRKAVNWKTVAIGLGAQLILAIGVLKISFVKTAFEFVGNLFVLVLDFTRAGSEFLLGGMMNVESFGFIFLFQVLPTIIFFSALTSLLFYLGVIQIVVKGLAKVLTKLLNISGAESLSVAGNIFLGQTEAPLMIKAYLEKMNKSEMLLVMVGGMATVAGGVLAAYIGFLGGNDPVLRLEFAKHLLAASVMAAPGAIVISKILYPQTESIDTNVEVSKEKIGSNILDAISTGTTEGLKLAANVAAMLLVFIAFIAMINYTLGWIGDWSGLNSVITTNTPYSKFSLETILGLIFSPLMWLIGVATDDMMLMGQLLGIKLAASEFVGYIQLAELKDMSSNIHFTYEKSVIMATYMLCGFANFASIGIQIGGIGSLAPNQRKTLSEFGLKAVIGGSIASLLSATIAGMIIG comes from the coding sequence ATGCTAAAAAATATTTTTTTATTAGTTACACTTGCCTTTTCGCTAACAAATATTAGTGCTCAAGAAATTGAAAAAAAATGGCAATCAAAAAATGCATCGAGTGATTTTCTTGAATTGAAAGAGGGCACATATAATCTAAAACTTACTTCAGATAGCATCTCTCAAAATGGAGATTATTTAATACAAGATAAGTTTCTTTTTCTTTTCGAAAACGACTCCGATTCGCCAACAAAACGTTTTGTTATAGATACAAAAACAGACTCTACACTAACTTTAAAAAAAGGCGATAAAGCCTATTCATTTTTCTCATCTAACAAAGCAAAAGAAACTGTTCCAAACGCTACTTTAATTGCAAGTACTGGTCTAACAGGTATGGGAATTGCAAGAGGAATACTTGGAATGATAGCATTATTAGGAATTGCATTTCTTTTTAGCGCCAATAGAAAAGCTGTAAATTGGAAAACGGTCGCAATAGGTTTGGGAGCACAATTAATTCTTGCAATTGGAGTATTAAAAATCTCATTTGTTAAAACTGCTTTTGAATTTGTAGGTAATCTATTCGTACTTGTACTTGATTTCACAAGAGCTGGTAGTGAATTTTTACTTGGAGGAATGATGAACGTGGAAAGCTTCGGTTTCATTTTCCTATTTCAAGTTTTACCAACAATTATATTCTTTTCCGCATTAACTTCATTATTATTCTACTTAGGAGTAATTCAAATTGTAGTTAAAGGGCTAGCTAAAGTTTTAACAAAACTACTTAACATTTCAGGAGCAGAAAGCTTATCTGTTGCAGGAAATATTTTCCTAGGACAAACAGAAGCACCTTTAATGATAAAAGCCTACCTAGAGAAAATGAATAAATCAGAAATGCTATTAGTAATGGTTGGAGGAATGGCAACCGTTGCTGGAGGTGTTCTTGCTGCTTATATTGGGTTCTTAGGAGGAAACGACCCTGTGCTTAGATTAGAATTTGCGAAACACTTATTAGCTGCATCAGTAATGGCTGCACCAGGAGCAATTGTTATCTCAAAAATATTATACCCTCAAACCGAAAGCATAGACACAAATGTAGAAGTGTCAAAAGAAAAAATTGGTTCTAACATTTTAGACGCAATATCTACAGGGACAACTGAAGGTTTAAAACTTGCTGCCAATGTTGCTGCGATGTTATTAGTATTTATTGCTTTTATCGCAATGATAAACTACACACTTGGATGGATTGGAGATTGGTCTGGTTTAAATAGCGTAATTACTACAAACACACCATACTCAAAATTCTCATTAGAAACTATATTAGGATTAATTTTCTCTCCATTAATGTGGTTAATTGGAGTTGCAACAGACGACATGATGCTTATGGGACAGTTATTGGGAATCAAATTAGCTGCCTCTGAATTTGTTGGATATATTCAATTAGCAGAATTAAAAGATATGTCTAGCAATATTCACTTTACCTATGAAAAGTCTGTTATAATGGCAACATATATGCTATGTGGTTTTGCAAACTTTGCTTCTATCGGAATTCAAATTGGTGGAATTGGTTCATTAGCACCTAACCAAAGAAAGACATTGTCAGAATTTGGTCTGAAAGCAGTAATTGGCGGAAGCATTGCTTCTTTATTATCTGCAACTATTGCTGGAATGATTATAGGGTAA
- a CDS encoding thymidylate synthase — translation MQQYHDLVKHVLANGNQKGDRTGTGTISVFGYQMRFDLSEGFPMVTTKKLHLKSIIHELLWFLKGDTNINYLKENGVKIWDEWADENGDLGPVYGHQWRSWNSEEIDQISEVIQTLKTNPNSRRMLISAWNPSVLPDTSVSFSENVANNKVALPPCHAFFQFYVADGKLSCQLYQRSADIFLGVPFNIASYALLTMMIAQVCDLKLGDFVHTFGDAHIYNNHIEQLELQLSRECRPLPTMKLNSEIKNIFDFKFEDFTLEGYDPHPHIKGAVAV, via the coding sequence ATGCAACAATATCACGATTTAGTAAAACATGTATTAGCAAACGGAAACCAAAAAGGTGATCGTACAGGAACAGGAACCATAAGTGTATTTGGTTATCAAATGCGATTTGATTTAAGCGAAGGTTTTCCAATGGTTACTACAAAAAAGCTACACTTAAAATCAATCATACATGAATTATTGTGGTTTTTAAAAGGAGATACAAATATTAATTACCTAAAAGAAAACGGAGTTAAAATCTGGGATGAATGGGCAGATGAAAATGGAGACTTAGGACCCGTTTACGGACATCAATGGAGAAGCTGGAACAGTGAAGAAATCGATCAAATTTCTGAAGTAATCCAAACACTAAAAACAAATCCAAATAGCAGAAGAATGCTCATTTCTGCTTGGAATCCAAGTGTTTTACCCGACACATCCGTTTCTTTTTCAGAAAATGTTGCAAATAACAAGGTTGCCCTTCCTCCTTGTCATGCCTTTTTTCAATTTTATGTAGCAGACGGAAAATTAAGTTGTCAATTATACCAACGTAGTGCAGATATCTTCTTAGGCGTACCATTCAACATTGCATCCTACGCTTTACTAACAATGATGATTGCACAGGTTTGTGATTTAAAACTAGGTGATTTCGTGCATACTTTTGGTGATGCTCACATTTACAACAACCATATTGAACAATTAGAATTACAATTATCTCGCGAATGTCGTCCGTTACCCACAATGAAATTGAATTCTGAAATTAAAAATATTTTCGATTTCAAATTTGAAGATTTCACATTAGAAGGATACGATCCTCATCCACATATTAAAGGAGCTGTTGCTGTTTAA